One window of Pseudomonadota bacterium genomic DNA carries:
- a CDS encoding amidohydrolase produces the protein MDDRTTAATREAWAGLRTDIESMCTGIWEHPELPMMEYQAEAGLSAWLADHKFTVERGVCGIPTAFRAVWSNGEGPTLGLLAEYDALPGQGNLAEPRRAPDGHRAGHACGHNLIGAANVGAAIAVRHVMEALGLGGTLVVLGTPAEELLWGKIAMFERGAFDGIDALLTSHGDQQNGAISRPCLSCVSAEFVFSGVSGHGGSRRSQNALDAAELTVQTMERLRAHQYNDAIIGHVLRVAGLMPSITCDEARLWITVRHENFERAEEVYNQILPMAADAARYTNTAFSEQFISASRGYLPNHTLGRVLQTHLDVIGPPAWSDNDVAFMAELSKACSPQMDVVLDRKTKLHTEGCDPFGQDDGEASWYIPLARVNWAEPLGVLFHNWATTAMSGHTSGIQGGLMASEGLTLTAIELLGSPAVIAEAKQELVERVGGRKLSPPRSGGFDLMTTAPETFWDGTWLSGDRLAS, from the coding sequence ATGGACGACAGAACAACCGCAGCGACGCGTGAGGCTTGGGCGGGCCTGCGGACCGATATCGAATCCATGTGCACCGGCATCTGGGAGCATCCGGAGTTGCCGATGATGGAGTATCAGGCCGAAGCCGGGCTGTCGGCTTGGCTCGCCGATCATAAGTTCACGGTCGAGCGTGGCGTCTGCGGCATCCCGACGGCGTTCCGCGCGGTCTGGTCAAACGGCGAGGGGCCGACGTTGGGCCTGTTGGCCGAGTACGATGCCTTGCCGGGTCAGGGCAACCTGGCCGAACCCCGGCGCGCGCCCGATGGCCATCGCGCCGGCCATGCCTGTGGCCACAACCTGATCGGCGCGGCGAATGTCGGCGCGGCGATCGCCGTGCGCCATGTCATGGAGGCGCTTGGCCTGGGCGGAACGTTGGTCGTGCTAGGCACGCCCGCGGAGGAACTGCTATGGGGCAAGATCGCGATGTTCGAGCGCGGCGCCTTCGACGGCATCGACGCGCTCCTGACCAGTCACGGCGATCAGCAGAACGGTGCGATCTCGCGCCCCTGCCTGTCGTGCGTCTCGGCGGAGTTCGTGTTCTCCGGCGTCTCCGGCCATGGCGGGTCTAGGCGTTCGCAAAACGCCCTGGATGCGGCCGAACTGACGGTCCAGACGATGGAGCGTCTGCGCGCCCATCAGTACAACGATGCGATCATCGGTCACGTGTTGCGCGTTGCCGGCTTGATGCCCAGCATCACCTGCGACGAAGCACGCCTGTGGATCACGGTGCGCCACGAGAACTTCGAACGTGCCGAGGAGGTCTACAATCAGATCCTTCCCATGGCCGCGGACGCCGCGCGCTACACAAACACGGCGTTCTCGGAACAGTTTATCTCGGCGTCCCGCGGTTACCTGCCAAACCACACGCTGGGCCGTGTCCTGCAGACGCACCTTGATGTCATCGGGCCGCCCGCGTGGAGCGACAACGATGTGGCCTTCATGGCCGAGCTGTCGAAGGCCTGCAGCCCGCAGATGGATGTGGTGCTGGACCGGAAGACAAAGTTGCATACCGAGGGCTGCGATCCCTTCGGCCAGGACGATGGGGAGGCCAGCTGGTACATCCCGCTCGCGCGCGTCAACTGGGCAGAGCCCCTGGGTGTGCTGTTCCACAACTGGGCGACGACGGCGATGTCCGGCCACACCTCTGGCATTCAAGGCGGTCTGATGGCGTCTGAAGGCCTGACGCTGACGGCGATCGAGCTGCTGGGTTCGCCCGCCGTGATCGCGGAGGCCAAACAGGAGCTTGTCGAGCGCGTTGGCGGCCGCAAGCTGTCACCGCCTCGTTCCGGCGGCTTCGATCTGATGACGACTGCGCCGGAGACGTTCTGGGACGGCACCTGGCTTTCGGGTGACCGGTTGGCATCGTGA
- a CDS encoding DMT family transporter yields MSDGGVRPESGGAGLKGILCMAAGCALVTFNDAILKWLTTDMPVGQIMFIRGLFVFLPVLLLAWHEGGLYRLRVRSPRGQAARAAIVVTGMFLFITGLSLLPFAEAIALTFASPLFATALAVPFLKEKVGWRRWTAVGVGFGGVLVMLRPGEGALALAALLPLAAAVTGALRDIVTRRLSVSDSSSSILMVSTIAVTLCGLLTWPFGWPTPTWLELALLALAGMLLGAAQYLMIEAVRLAEVGLVAPFRYTSLIWAFLIGFVVFGSVPDIWVVIGAVVVMLSGLYILHREGRFGRRPSVPDRPESAPIDRT; encoded by the coding sequence GTGAGCGACGGCGGGGTCCGGCCCGAATCGGGCGGCGCCGGACTCAAGGGTATTCTCTGCATGGCGGCCGGTTGCGCGTTGGTCACCTTCAATGACGCGATCCTGAAATGGCTGACCACGGACATGCCGGTCGGCCAGATCATGTTCATTCGTGGCCTGTTCGTCTTCCTACCGGTATTGCTGCTGGCCTGGCATGAAGGCGGCCTTTATCGGTTGCGCGTGCGCAGTCCCCGCGGCCAAGCCGCGCGCGCCGCGATTGTCGTCACTGGCATGTTCCTGTTCATCACCGGTTTGAGCCTCTTGCCGTTCGCCGAGGCAATCGCGCTGACCTTCGCCAGCCCCTTGTTTGCGACCGCTCTCGCGGTTCCGTTCCTGAAGGAAAAGGTCGGCTGGCGACGCTGGACCGCTGTCGGCGTTGGCTTCGGCGGCGTGCTCGTGATGCTGCGGCCCGGCGAGGGCGCTCTCGCGCTGGCGGCGCTTCTGCCCTTGGCGGCGGCGGTGACCGGCGCGCTACGTGACATCGTCACCCGCCGCCTGAGTGTCTCCGACAGTTCGTCGTCGATCCTGATGGTCTCGACCATCGCGGTCACCCTATGCGGGTTGCTGACATGGCCCTTCGGGTGGCCGACCCCCACCTGGCTGGAACTGGCGCTTCTGGCACTTGCCGGCATGCTGTTGGGGGCCGCCCAGTACCTGATGATCGAGGCGGTCCGCTTGGCGGAGGTCGGCCTGGTCGCGCCTTTTCGCTATACCAGTTTGATCTGGGCATTCTTGATCGGCTTTGTCGTGTTCGGTTCGGTGCCCGATATCTGGGTTGTGATCGGCGCGGTCGTTGTCATGTTGAGCGGCCTCTACATCCTGCACCGCGAAGGACGTTTCGGCCGAAGGCCAAGTGTTCCCGATCGACCGGAGTCGGCGCCAATTGATCGAACCTGA
- a CDS encoding SDR family oxidoreductase, protein MGRVDDKVALVTGGGSGIGAATAQILAGEGARVMLADIDDKAAADAAAAIGDGAASSRLDVTKQDDWDRVVAETLDAFGGWHVLINCAGILRRGSIEATSLEEWYQVIDVNLTGTWRGCRLAVAHMRDNGGGSIINLSSVSGIVGDADLCAYDTSKGGVRLLTKSIALYCAERNLGIRCNSVHPGVIETPMVHNYIAESDDPVRERETWDGYMPVDFQGTAEDVGNMILYLSADESRLVNGAEMVIDGGTTAG, encoded by the coding sequence ATGGGTCGGGTTGACGACAAGGTAGCGCTGGTGACCGGCGGCGGATCCGGTATCGGCGCGGCAACCGCGCAGATTCTTGCGGGCGAGGGTGCGCGCGTCATGCTGGCCGACATCGATGACAAGGCGGCGGCCGACGCGGCGGCGGCTATCGGTGATGGCGCGGCGTCATCGCGCCTGGACGTCACCAAGCAGGATGACTGGGACCGCGTCGTTGCCGAGACGCTCGACGCGTTCGGCGGCTGGCATGTTCTCATCAACTGCGCCGGTATCCTGCGACGTGGCAGCATCGAGGCGACATCTTTGGAGGAGTGGTATCAGGTCATCGACGTGAACCTGACGGGCACGTGGCGCGGCTGTCGGCTGGCCGTCGCGCACATGCGCGACAACGGCGGCGGATCGATCATCAATCTATCGTCGGTGTCCGGCATTGTAGGCGACGCTGACTTGTGCGCCTATGACACCAGCAAAGGCGGCGTGCGCCTGCTGACGAAGTCAATCGCCCTCTACTGTGCCGAGCGAAATCTGGGGATACGATGTAACTCGGTGCACCCCGGCGTCATCGAAACACCGATGGTGCACAACTATATCGCCGAAAGCGACGACCCCGTGCGCGAGCGTGAGACTTGGGATGGTTACATGCCCGTCGACTTTCAGGGGACTGCCGAGGATGTCGGCAACATGATCCTCTATCTCTCGGCAGACGAGTCCCGCCTGGTGAACGGCGCGGAAATGGTTATTGACGGTGGGACGACAGCAGGATGA
- a CDS encoding GTP-binding protein has translation MTARVVPEAPIPVTVITGFLGSGKTTLLRHLLGQRELADAAVIVNEFGDVGLDHLLLERGDESTLLLDSGCLCCTLQGDLVTTLQSLLDRRVRGEIPAFSRVMIETTGLADPGALIRMFWSDPLRLSRYTFDRTITCIDAVAGVASLAKSREARRQVAFADVLVVTKTDLSTADAVIAEVFAVNAEAIIVTATMGNVPVDVLLAMHGRAEAPGLDGDSAPSTHRLSDIVTVSCTHHEAVAWDRLEHGLAELIARFGADLLRLKGLILVDEVDGLVRIDAVQGCFHRPAVTDMPSHEDGASHVVAIAQSVDEVQLRRDLKSLFDLSAEQVLHTA, from the coding sequence GTGACGGCGCGTGTCGTTCCGGAGGCGCCGATCCCGGTAACCGTGATCACCGGTTTCTTGGGCAGCGGCAAGACGACCTTGTTGCGCCATTTGCTTGGTCAGCGGGAATTGGCGGACGCTGCCGTCATCGTGAACGAGTTTGGTGACGTCGGGCTCGATCACCTTCTGTTGGAACGCGGTGATGAATCGACGCTTCTGCTGGATAGCGGTTGCCTCTGCTGCACGCTGCAGGGCGACCTGGTGACGACGCTGCAGAGTTTGCTGGACCGGCGAGTGAGAGGCGAGATACCCGCGTTCTCGCGCGTCATGATCGAAACGACCGGTCTTGCCGATCCAGGCGCGCTTATCCGCATGTTCTGGAGCGATCCGTTGCGCCTCTCGCGCTACACGTTTGATCGCACAATCACCTGCATCGACGCCGTCGCCGGTGTCGCGAGCCTGGCCAAGAGCCGGGAGGCGCGGCGCCAAGTCGCCTTTGCCGATGTTCTGGTCGTCACCAAAACCGATCTGAGCACCGCGGATGCCGTGATAGCCGAAGTCTTCGCGGTTAATGCCGAGGCAATAATCGTCACGGCAACCATGGGCAATGTGCCCGTCGATGTCTTGCTCGCCATGCACGGCCGTGCAGAAGCCCCAGGACTTGATGGAGATTCCGCCCCGTCAACCCATCGGCTCAGTGACATTGTGACGGTTTCATGTACGCACCATGAGGCGGTGGCGTGGGACCGGCTTGAACATGGTTTGGCGGAGCTGATTGCGCGTTTTGGCGCCGATCTTCTGCGCCTGAAAGGTCTGATTCTTGTGGACGAGGTGGATGGACTGGTGCGTATCGACGCCGTTCAGGGGTGTTTCCACCGGCCTGCTGTGACGGACATGCCGTCCCATGAAGATGGTGCCTCGCACGTCGTTGCGATTGCCCAGTCCGTCGACGAGGTGCAGTTGCGTCGCGATCTCAAGAGTCTGTTTGATCTTTCGGCTGAGCAAGTACTCCATACGGCATAG
- a CDS encoding glucose 1-dehydrogenase, with amino-acid sequence MSGRLKNKVALVTGGASGLGRQSAVRMVEEGALVCVTDINKDHGEETAALLGERGFFLAHDVSDEAAWKHVIDTVLRRFGKLNILVNCAGIGLENDSIGDCDDQVWNAVMDVNLHGTFLGCRLAIEPMRRAGGGSIINLSSVLGLRGGSDTLAYCASKGAVRLLTKSVAVYCATKRTHVRCNSIHPGYMLTNMVRDYAEYFAQDEAIALTALHPIGRMGDSDDIAHMVVYLASDESTFVTGSEMVVDGGYTAG; translated from the coding sequence ATGAGTGGACGGCTGAAAAACAAGGTCGCGTTGGTCACGGGCGGTGCATCCGGCCTAGGTCGGCAAAGCGCCGTTCGCATGGTCGAGGAAGGCGCCCTCGTTTGCGTCACCGACATCAACAAGGATCACGGTGAAGAGACCGCGGCCCTGCTTGGCGAGCGTGGTTTCTTTCTGGCGCATGACGTCAGCGACGAGGCCGCGTGGAAGCATGTCATCGATACGGTGCTTCGGCGCTTCGGCAAACTGAACATCCTGGTCAATTGCGCTGGTATCGGTCTGGAGAACGATTCCATCGGCGATTGTGACGACCAGGTCTGGAATGCCGTCATGGACGTCAACCTGCATGGCACGTTCCTGGGATGCCGGCTTGCGATCGAGCCGATGCGCCGCGCGGGCGGCGGCTCGATCATCAACCTTTCATCGGTGCTTGGACTGCGTGGTGGCTCGGACACATTGGCCTATTGTGCGAGCAAGGGCGCTGTCAGGCTGTTGACCAAATCCGTCGCGGTCTATTGCGCGACGAAGAGAACGCACGTGCGCTGTAACTCGATCCATCCGGGCTACATGCTGACCAATATGGTGCGTGACTATGCCGAGTACTTCGCGCAAGACGAGGCGATAGCGCTTACCGCCTTGCACCCGATCGGTCGCATGGGCGATTCCGATGATATCGCCCACATGGTCGTTTACCTGGCCAGCGATGAATCGACATTCGTGACGGGTTCGGAAATGGTGGTCGATGGCGGGTACACCGCGGGGTAG